From Thermodesulfobacteriota bacterium, the proteins below share one genomic window:
- a CDS encoding efflux RND transporter periplasmic adaptor subunit: protein GHEGMNMEGNKEMETQQNPEGYTEINITPQRQQLIGVKTDEVITRNLIRDIRTVGIIEADETKIARISIKFTGWINDVFVDYVGKYVRRGEPIFTVYSPELVSTQQEYLLALRAQDSFGKSSFPEISSSAKSLLEATRERLLLWDIPDSEIRRIEKTGRPIKYLTLYSPISGYVTKREAFPQKMIMPSDVVFEIVDLSSLWLLADIYEYELPLIKEGQEATLSLSYYPADVFQGNVTYVYPTLETKTRTVKVRFEFKNEGMKLKPGMYANVELKVPLGERLSVSGDSVIETGERNIVFVAMGDGYYEPREVKVGQKAEGYYEVLTGLKEGESVVRSAAFLVDSESRLKAALESFGAGMPGHGGMEPVSEAPKLAPKDVNISFKSNNVPPKVGDNTFKITLTDVNGNPIKNANVDVLFHMPAMPSMGMPAMSVTAKGKHSKNGQYFVETEIPMSGSWQVKVAATMPGKPPVSNLSEINVR, encoded by the coding sequence TGGGGCACGAGGGTATGAATATGGAAGGGAATAAAGAAATGGAGACTCAGCAGAACCCCGAGGGCTATACAGAGATTAATATCACTCCACAAAGACAACAGCTTATAGGTGTAAAGACAGATGAAGTGATTACAAGAAATCTTATAAGGGATATCAGAACAGTTGGAATAATTGAAGCCGATGAGACAAAGATTGCGCGGATTAGTATCAAATTTACGGGATGGATTAATGATGTGTTTGTAGATTATGTTGGGAAATATGTAAGACGTGGGGAACCGATTTTTACGGTGTACAGCCCAGAGCTCGTTTCTACCCAACAAGAATACCTTCTTGCTCTAAGGGCACAGGACTCGTTTGGAAAAAGCTCATTCCCTGAAATCTCTTCAAGTGCAAAATCACTGCTTGAGGCTACACGTGAAAGGCTCCTCCTCTGGGATATACCTGACAGCGAAATCAGGAGAATTGAAAAAACAGGAAGACCCATTAAATACCTAACTCTCTATTCTCCTATAAGTGGATACGTAACTAAGCGAGAGGCCTTTCCTCAGAAGATGATTATGCCCAGTGACGTTGTATTTGAGATTGTGGATCTGTCTTCTCTATGGCTTCTTGCGGACATATATGAATACGAACTTCCACTGATTAAAGAGGGACAAGAAGCAACACTTTCTCTGTCATACTACCCAGCGGATGTTTTTCAAGGAAACGTCACCTACGTTTACCCAACTTTAGAGACAAAAACCAGAACTGTGAAAGTGAGGTTTGAGTTTAAAAATGAAGGTATGAAACTAAAGCCCGGTATGTATGCCAATGTTGAGCTAAAAGTTCCTTTAGGAGAAAGGCTATCCGTTTCAGGGGATTCGGTCATTGAAACTGGAGAAAGAAATATCGTATTTGTCGCTATGGGAGATGGCTATTATGAACCAAGAGAGGTTAAAGTCGGACAAAAAGCTGAAGGCTACTATGAGGTTTTAACCGGCCTAAAAGAAGGCGAGAGTGTGGTAAGAAGCGCAGCTTTCCTTGTAGATTCAGAAAGCCGTTTGAAAGCTGCTTTGGAATCATTCGGTGCGGGTATGCCCGGGCATGGAGGGATGGAGCCTGTTTCCGAAGCTCCAAAATTAGCACCTAAAGACGTTAACATTTCTTTTAAGTCAAATAACGTACCGCCTAAAGTCGGAGATAATACCTTCAAAATTACTTTGACAGATGTCAATGGAAATCCAATAAAAAATGCTAATGTTGATGTTCTATTTCATATGCCGGCTATGCCTTCAATGGGAATGCCTGCAATGAGCGTAACGGCAAAAGGAAAGCATTCTAAAAATGGACAATATTTTGTTGAGACCGAAATCCCAATGAGCGGTTCATGGCAAGTAAAGGTCGCCGCAACAATGCCTGGAAAACCGCCTGTATCTAACCTCTCTGAAATTAACGTTAGGTGA